The Streptomyces sp. Mut1 genome window below encodes:
- the gcvH gene encoding glycine cleavage system protein GcvH, translating into MSNPQQLRYSKEHEWLSAVEDGVATVGITEHAANALGDVVFAQLPEVGDTVTAGETCGELESTKSVSDLYSPVTGEVTASNQDVVDDPSLVNSAPFEGGWLFKVRVAEEPKDLLSADEYTEFSGN; encoded by the coding sequence ATGAGCAACCCCCAGCAGCTGCGGTACAGCAAGGAGCACGAGTGGCTGTCGGCCGTCGAGGACGGCGTGGCCACGGTCGGCATCACGGAGCACGCGGCCAACGCGCTCGGTGACGTCGTCTTCGCCCAGCTCCCCGAGGTCGGTGACACGGTGACCGCGGGCGAGACCTGCGGCGAGCTGGAGTCGACCAAGTCGGTCAGCGACCTGTACTCGCCGGTGACCGGTGAGGTCACGGCCTCCAACCAGGACGTCGTGGACGACCCGTCGCTGGTGAACTCCGCTCCGTTCGAAGGCGGCTGGCTGTTCAAGGTACGCGTCGCGGAGGAGCCGAAGGACCTGCTCTCCGCCGACGAGTACACCGAGTTCTCCGGCAACTAA
- the glyA gene encoding serine hydroxymethyltransferase — MSLLNSSLHELDPDVAAAVDAELLRQQSTLEMIASENFAPVAVMEAQGSVLTNKYAEGYPGRRYYGGCEHVDVVEQIAIDRIKALFGAEAANVQPHSGAQANAAAMFALLKPGDTIMGLNLAHGGHLTHGMKINFSGKLYNVVPYHVDDAGVVDMAEVERLAKESKPRLIVAGWSAYPRQLDFAAFRRIADEVGAYLMVDMAHFAGLVAAGLHPNPVPHAHVVTTTTHKTLGGPRGGVILSTQELAKKINSAVFPGQQGGPLEHVIAAKAVSFKVAAGEEFKERQQRTLDGARILAERLVQPDVTEVGVSVLSGGTDVHLVLVDLRNSELDGQQAEDRLHELGITVNRNAIPNDPRPPMVTSGLRIGTPALATRGFQTEDFTEVAEIIASALKPSYDADDLKARVAKLAEKFPLYPGLN; from the coding sequence ATGTCGCTTCTCAACTCCTCCCTCCACGAGCTGGACCCGGACGTCGCCGCCGCCGTCGACGCCGAGCTCCTCCGCCAGCAGTCCACGCTCGAAATGATCGCCTCGGAGAACTTCGCTCCCGTCGCCGTCATGGAGGCGCAGGGCTCCGTCCTGACCAACAAGTACGCCGAGGGCTACCCCGGCCGCCGCTACTACGGCGGCTGCGAGCACGTCGACGTGGTCGAGCAGATCGCGATCGACCGCATCAAGGCGCTCTTCGGCGCCGAGGCCGCGAACGTCCAGCCGCACTCCGGTGCGCAGGCCAACGCCGCCGCGATGTTCGCGCTGCTCAAGCCGGGTGACACCATCATGGGCCTGAACCTGGCGCACGGCGGTCACCTGACCCACGGCATGAAGATCAACTTCTCCGGCAAGCTCTACAACGTGGTCCCGTACCACGTGGACGACGCCGGTGTCGTGGACATGGCCGAGGTCGAGCGCCTCGCCAAGGAGTCCAAGCCGCGGCTGATCGTCGCCGGCTGGTCCGCCTACCCGCGCCAGCTGGACTTCGCCGCCTTCCGCCGCATCGCGGACGAGGTCGGCGCGTACCTGATGGTCGACATGGCGCACTTCGCCGGTCTGGTCGCCGCGGGCCTGCACCCCAACCCGGTGCCGCACGCCCACGTCGTCACCACCACCACGCACAAGACCCTCGGCGGTCCGCGCGGCGGGGTGATCCTCTCCACCCAGGAGCTCGCCAAGAAGATCAACTCGGCGGTCTTCCCGGGTCAGCAGGGCGGCCCGCTGGAGCACGTGATCGCGGCCAAGGCGGTCTCGTTCAAGGTCGCGGCGGGCGAGGAGTTCAAGGAGCGCCAGCAGCGCACCCTGGACGGCGCCCGCATCCTGGCCGAGCGCCTGGTGCAGCCCGACGTCACCGAGGTGGGCGTCTCCGTGCTGTCCGGCGGCACGGACGTGCACCTGGTCCTGGTCGACCTGCGCAACTCCGAGCTGGACGGCCAGCAGGCCGAGGACCGGCTGCACGAGCTGGGCATCACGGTCAACCGGAACGCCATCCCGAACGACCCGCGGCCGCCGATGGTCACCTCGGGCCTGCGGATCGGCACCCCGGCCCTGGCCACCCGCGGTTTCCAGACGGAGGACTTCACCGAGGTCGCGGAGATCATCGCCTCCGCCCTCAAGCCGTCCTACGACGCGGACGACCTGAAGGCCCGGGTCGCGAAGCTCGCCGAGAAGTTCCCGCTGTACCCCGGTCTGAACTAG